Genomic window (Pyxidicoccus xibeiensis):
AGCGCGGTGAGGGGTGGCGAGAGCCTCCGAGCACAAGGCGGCGCCGGCATCGGCGGCAACGGCGATGCCGTCGAGGCTGGCATCCAGCCGCTCGTCGAGACGGCCCAGTTGGTCGAGCTTGACGTGGGGCGCGCGAACGAGCACCGAGCGCGTGGCGCGCTGCGAGATGGCATCGTCCACGTGCTGCTGCACGACCGCGAGCACGGAGTTGTGGCGGGGGGTGGCCGTCGCGTTCACAGGCACCACGCTCACAGGATGCGGTGCCATTGGCCACCGTGGAGTTCGAGGACGTCGCGGCCGCCCAGCGACCACAGGGTGTCGCCGGTGGCCGAGAGGTTGTTGAACGTGGCGGCGTCGAGGGGGTCGATGCGCTCGAGCTTGCCTGTCGGCGGCAGCATGTAGAGGTGATCAAGCGAAGCGACGTACGCCGCACCCTCCAAGACGCAGATGCTCCAGAAGTTCTCCTGCGCGAAGTCATGCTCTATCACCCGCATGGCCTGGGTGTCTCCTTCGAGCAGCAGGCCACCCATTCCGCAAGCCACGAAGCGCCCGCCCGGCGTCTGCCAGATGCCGTTGATGATCGCGGTGGAGGGGGTATCCAGCAGCGACCAGCGCCGTCCGGCACGCCGGTAGAGCTGGCCGGTGGCCGACGCCGCCAGCAAGCCATCCAGCGTCGCCTGGCCCTTGCCCAGGCGGTGCATCACCGCGTCGAGCATGAGGTCCATGTCGACGTTCCACTGGCCTGGTGCCGCGCGCCGCAGCAGGCGGCCGTCCAGGCTGAGGGCGCAGATCTGGCCGTCGATGCAGACGGCGTCGCGCAGGAGGCCCGAGATGCCCGGGTGGTCGAGATCGCCCGCGATGGTCTCCAGCACCAGCGAGGAGCCAGTCTGGGCGAATCGGCCGCGCGAGCCCACGCAGCCCACGGCCGAGTCGTCGAGCGCGAAGGCGCCGACACATTCCCACTTGAGCTTGGCCACCATCTGCGCCGCGTCACCGTCGACGCGGGCCACGATTGCATGCTCGACGCGCTCTTCGAGTAGCTCATCCAGTCCCAGCACGAGCACGCCCCGGCGGGGCCCCAGCACGTGGCCGCGCAGCACTGTCGCCACCGTTGCCAATTCCGAAAGACTGCTCTTGTTGCCGCCCGTGTCCATGCTTGTCCTCATCCAGCCCACCCTGCAGCCGAGTCGGTCGCACCCATGAGTCTTTCCAGCAACGCCATGCTGTTGCGGGCGCTCGCCTCGGCAAGCGCAGCATCGAGCTCTTCTGGGGTGATCTCGTTGGGCGAGACGGCCTTGATCTGGGTGTTGTCGTTGATGCCGCACTGGCGGTGGTATGCGTCCAGCTGTGCCTTCATGCACTTCTCCGAGCAGCCCGACTGCTGGAAGACCGTGCTCGCCGCCTCGACCGCGCTCTTCTTCGCTTCGCCATAGGTCCACGCCTTGGCAGTCACCTTCTTGTTGCCGACCAGGTCGATCTCGACCTCGGGCTGTTTCAGCGCCTGTGCGCTCTGGATGGTGTGCATGAGTTCATGCGCCCCGCCAGCGTCGTGCCCCACTCCTGCGTATAGGCAGGATAGAAGCCATGTGGAGGGTGAGGGCAGGAGCGGAGGTGTCGTGGAGGGCCGCTGACTGGGGCCGCCCGAGCCGTGAGCCAAGCGGGTGGACAGGTCGCGCAGCCCCTTGGAATACACGCCGGCCCTGGCCGCCCTCCCATGAGGTGCGCGGCAGGGGCCTGGCTCTCCTGGCCCTGGCAGTTTGAGCCTCAGCTGGCGCCGCTGGCCCTGGGGTGGCTCGCGCTGTTCCCCAACGCGCCGTACCTCCTCACGGACTTCATCCACCTGCGCCAGCGGTCCGTGGTGCCGCTGTGGTTCGATGCCGCACTGCTCGCGCTGTTCGCCTCCACCGGGTGGCTGATGGGGCTGCTCTCGCTGGAGGTGTGGAAGGAGTGGCTGGAGCAGCGCTGGGGCCGTGCCCGGGCCTGGGCCTTCGTGGCCGCCACGTCCGTGCTGTGCGGCTACGGCATCTACCTGGGCCGCGTGGAGCGGTGGAACAGCTGGGACGTGCTGGCCGAGCCGACGCGGCTGCTCTCCGCCATGGCGGCCCACCTGCGCGAGCCCGGCGCCTTCCCACATCTGACCCGACTGACCCTCCTCTTCGCCGGGCTGGTGCTGCTCTCCTACGCCCTCTTCGAGGCATTGGTGACGCGGCTGCGCTGCCGCCGCGCCGCGTAGCTCCATTGCAGGTGCAATGACGGCGGGCCCTCCGGTTCCGCCCGCGTGCAGAAAAAATACATGGGACGCGCCGCCATGGGGTGCTTCCTCCTTCGTGTATTGGCGCGCACGCGCGAAGTCCCTACCCCCGGAGCTCGAATGAAGAAGTCAGGAACCGTTGGCGTTTTCCATGGTGCATGGTGGCTCGTCGCCGCCGTGTTGCTGCAGGCCTGCGGGGACACCACCCTCGCACCGCCCTCCAGCGTGGAGGCTCCCGCGCGGGCCCCGAGCGCGCTGGAGACGGTGGCGGAGCCGGAGGACATCCTCACCCAGCTCCAGTCCATCCCCGGGCTCATCGTGCTGGACGAGCGGCCCTCACCCTACGCGGGCACGCGCTTCTTCCGGCTGCTGTTCGAGCAGCCCGCGGACCACCGGCGCCCGCTGGGGGAGCGCTTCCAGATGCGGGTGAACCTGCTGCACCACTCGGTGGACGAGCCCATGGTGGTCTACGGAGGCGGCTATGAGCTGAGGGACACTCCGTCGCGGGCCGAGCCCACCTTTCTGCTCAACGCCAATCAGCTCTCGGTGGAGCACCGCTTCTTCGGCAACTCGCGGCCGGCCTCGAATGACTGGAAGCTGCTCGACATCCGCCAGGCCGCGGGTGACTACCACCGCCTCATCCAGGCCTTCAAGCCGCTCTACCCCGAGCGCTGGCTGACCACGGGCGTCAGCAAGGGCGGCATGGCGGCCGTGTACCACCGCTACTTCTACCCGGACGACGTGGACGCCACCGTGCCGTACGTCGCGCCCAACAGCCACGGGCTGGACGACGGGCGCTATGCCCGCTTCGTGGAGCAGGTGGGGGATGCCGACTGCCGCGCGAAGCTCCAGGCCCTTCAAGTGGCCGTGCTGCAGCGCCGCGAGGAGATGCTGCCCCTCGTGGAGGAACTGGGGAACGAGCTGGGCACGGGCTTCGACGTGATTGGCGGAGCGGACCGGGCCCTGGAGTTCGCCGTCGTCGAGGCGTCCTTCTACTTCTGGCAGTACTGGGGCACGCCCTACTGCGACACCGTCCCCCCGCCTGAAGCACCGGCGGCGGACCTCGTCGGCTTCCTGGACACCACCGTCGTGGGCATCGGCTACACCTACGGCGACGTGTGGCTCATCCCCCTGGCGGCCTACTACTACCAGTCCGCGACGGAGCTGGGCTGGACGCGCTTCTCCACGGGCCACCTGGACGGGCTGCTGCGCTACCCGGGGCAGGACGTGCCCCAGTCGTACTTGAACTTCCCGGTGAGGGAGCGGTTCGACCACGGCCTCATGCGCCGGGTGGAGCACTGGGTGCGCAACCACGCGGAGCGGATGCTCTTCATCTACGGCGAGAATGACCCGTGGTCCTCTGGCGCCTTCTCCGTGCGCGAGTGCAATGACTCGTTCCGCTTCGTTCTCCCGGGAGGCGAGCACGGCTCGCGCATCAACCGCCTGCCCACGCCCGAGCGGCTCGAGGCCACGAATCATCTGTACCGGTGGATGTGGCCCACGACGGCCGACGGGGCCCGCGCCCTGGCGCGCGACGCCGAGCGGGACATCGAACAGCTGAATGCCGAACTGGATGCGGAGCTCCGCAAGGAGTCGCGCCTGCGCCTGTAGCCTGCCGAAACACGAAGACACCGCTTCCACCCGCCATGGGCAGGTGGGGGCGGTGTCCCCGGACGGATGACGCGGGGAACTTCGTCGACGATGAGGGCCACGTTCCAGCCCCAGGGACGGAAGATGCGGACGTCGCCCACTTATCTCGGCGTGATACGCCTCGGGATGAGGACCGATGTGACCCTTCCGTCAATGGTGCTCGCCGCGCCGTTGCGGCAGTACCGGCGAAGGCTGTGACGGCTCCCCATTGATGGTCGTCCCCCCGGCGTAGACCCCTGGCGCGTGCCGCAGGAACGGGATGGGGAACGGCAACTCCGGCGCGGAGACCGCATTGAGCGCCGCGAGCTGCTCGGCCGTCAGCGTCACCTCGAGCGCCTGCACGTTGTCCTCGAAGTGCTGGAGGGTCCGTCCGCCGATGATGGTGGACCCCACGCCAGGCTGCGAGCGCACCCAGGCCAGGGCCACGCGCGGCACGGTGGTGCCCAGCTCCCTGGCGAGGCGGGCGAGCACCTCGACGATGTCGTAGTCCTTCTCCTTCACCCGTCCCGCGACCATCGCCGCCCGGCCGCCCGTCACCTTGCCTGCATTCTCGCGCGTGTACTTCCCGCTGAGCCGGCCAGAAGCGAGCGGCGACCACGGCACCACGCCCAGCCCAAGCTCCCGCGCCATGGGAATGAGCTCACCCTCGACGGTGCGCTCGGCGAGCGAGTACTCAATCTGCAACGCGATGAACGGCGCCCACCCGCGGAACTGCGCGAGCAGCTGGGCCTGCGCGACCTTCCAGGCCGGCGCATCCGAGATGCCGAGGTAGCGGACCTTCCCCGACTGCACGAGGTCGTGCATCGCCGCGACCGTCTCTTCGATGGGCGTGTGCTTGTCCCAGATGTGCAGGTAGTAGAGGTCGATGTAGTCGGTGCACAGGCGGCGCAGGGACTGCTCGC
Coding sequences:
- a CDS encoding HNH/endonuclease VII fold toxin-2 domain-containing protein produces the protein MHTIQSAQALKQPEVEIDLVGNKKVTAKAWTYGEAKKSAVEAASTVFQQSGCSEKCMKAQLDAYHRQCGINDNTQIKAVSPNEITPEELDAALAEASARNSMALLERLMGATDSAAGWAG
- a CDS encoding aldo/keto reductase, whose translation is MPLNHYVTLGRSGLRVSPFCLGAMTFGEDLGPGLGSSVKESEQILDRYLELGGNFIDTANFYTRGHSEKIIGDHLAHDREKRDRVVIATKFSGNLYPGDPNGGGSNRKAIVAACEQSLRRLCTDYIDLYYLHIWDKHTPIEETVAAMHDLVQSGKVRYLGISDAPAWKVAQAQLLAQFRGWAPFIALQIEYSLAERTVEGELIPMARELGLGVVPWSPLASGRLSGKYTRENAGKVTGGRAAMVAGRVKEKDYDIVEVLARLARELGTTVPRVALAWVRSQPGVGSTIIGGRTLQHFEDNVQALEVTLTAEQLAALNAVSAPELPFPIPFLRHAPGVYAGGTTINGEPSQPSPVLPQRRGEHH
- a CDS encoding S28 family serine protease, giving the protein MKKSGTVGVFHGAWWLVAAVLLQACGDTTLAPPSSVEAPARAPSALETVAEPEDILTQLQSIPGLIVLDERPSPYAGTRFFRLLFEQPADHRRPLGERFQMRVNLLHHSVDEPMVVYGGGYELRDTPSRAEPTFLLNANQLSVEHRFFGNSRPASNDWKLLDIRQAAGDYHRLIQAFKPLYPERWLTTGVSKGGMAAVYHRYFYPDDVDATVPYVAPNSHGLDDGRYARFVEQVGDADCRAKLQALQVAVLQRREEMLPLVEELGNELGTGFDVIGGADRALEFAVVEASFYFWQYWGTPYCDTVPPPEAPAADLVGFLDTTVVGIGYTYGDVWLIPLAAYYYQSATELGWTRFSTGHLDGLLRYPGQDVPQSYLNFPVRERFDHGLMRRVEHWVRNHAERMLFIYGENDPWSSGAFSVRECNDSFRFVLPGGEHGSRINRLPTPERLEATNHLYRWMWPTTADGARALARDAERDIEQLNAELDAELRKESRLRL
- a CDS encoding DUF1361 domain-containing protein, giving the protein MRCAAGAWLSWPWQFEPQLAPLALGWLALFPNAPYLLTDFIHLRQRSVVPLWFDAALLALFASTGWLMGLLSLEVWKEWLEQRWGRARAWAFVAATSVLCGYGIYLGRVERWNSWDVLAEPTRLLSAMAAHLREPGAFPHLTRLTLLFAGLVLLSYALFEALVTRLRCRRAA